A section of the Microbacterium forte genome encodes:
- the guaA gene encoding glutamine-hydrolyzing GMP synthase — protein MTEQSETQQRPTLVVDFGAQYAQLIARRVREAGVYSEIVPHTATAAEIAEKNPVAIILSGGPSSVYEEGAPRLDPAVFELGVPTLGICYGFQYMAQTLGGEVANTGLREYGATDAVVSGDGGTLLGGQPAEQNVWMSHGDQVAKAPEGFDVLATTDATKVAAFANEERGFYGVQWHPEVKHSDHGQRVIENFLHKGAGLASDWNSGNVIAEQVERIREQVGDARVISALSGGVDSAVSTALVHKAIGDQLTAVFVDHGLLRKGEREQVEKDYVESTGVRLITVDAADVFLGHLAGVTDPEEKRKVIGREFIRAFEKVQLDLVAEAKASGGAPVKFLVQGTLYPDVVESGGGAGTANIKSHHNVGGLPDDLDFELIEPLRALFKDEVRAIGRELGIPEAIVGRQPFPGPGLGIRIIGEVTQDRLEILREADAIAREELTKAGLDQDIWQCPVVLLADVRSVGVQGDGRTYGHPIVLRPVSSEDAMTADWTRLPYDVLSKISNRITNGVRDVNRVVLDVTSKPPGTIEWE, from the coding sequence GTGACCGAACAGTCCGAGACCCAGCAGCGCCCCACGCTCGTCGTCGACTTCGGCGCGCAGTACGCGCAGCTGATCGCCCGTCGGGTGCGTGAGGCCGGCGTCTACAGCGAGATCGTGCCGCACACCGCCACGGCCGCCGAGATCGCTGAGAAGAACCCGGTCGCGATCATCCTCTCGGGTGGTCCGTCGTCGGTCTACGAGGAGGGCGCTCCGCGCCTCGACCCCGCGGTCTTCGAGCTCGGCGTGCCCACGCTCGGCATCTGCTACGGCTTCCAGTACATGGCGCAGACCCTCGGCGGCGAGGTCGCGAACACCGGCCTCCGCGAGTACGGAGCGACGGATGCCGTCGTCTCGGGTGACGGCGGCACGCTGCTCGGCGGCCAGCCGGCCGAGCAGAACGTGTGGATGAGCCACGGCGACCAGGTCGCCAAGGCACCGGAGGGCTTCGACGTGCTCGCCACGACCGATGCGACCAAGGTCGCGGCATTCGCGAACGAGGAGCGCGGCTTCTACGGCGTGCAGTGGCACCCCGAGGTCAAGCACTCCGACCACGGCCAGCGCGTGATCGAGAACTTCCTGCACAAGGGCGCGGGTCTCGCATCCGACTGGAACAGCGGCAACGTGATCGCCGAGCAGGTCGAGCGCATCCGCGAGCAGGTGGGCGACGCCCGCGTCATCTCAGCGCTCTCCGGCGGCGTCGACTCGGCGGTCTCGACCGCCCTCGTGCACAAGGCGATCGGCGACCAGCTGACCGCGGTCTTCGTCGACCACGGCCTCCTGCGCAAGGGCGAGCGCGAGCAGGTCGAGAAGGATTACGTCGAGTCCACTGGCGTGCGTCTGATCACGGTCGATGCGGCAGATGTCTTCCTCGGTCACCTCGCGGGCGTCACCGACCCCGAGGAGAAGCGCAAGGTCATCGGTCGCGAGTTCATCCGCGCCTTCGAGAAGGTGCAGCTCGACCTCGTCGCCGAGGCGAAGGCCTCGGGCGGCGCCCCGGTCAAGTTCCTCGTGCAGGGCACGCTGTACCCCGACGTCGTCGAGTCGGGTGGCGGTGCGGGCACGGCCAACATCAAGTCGCACCACAACGTCGGCGGGCTCCCCGACGACCTCGACTTCGAGCTCATCGAGCCGCTGCGGGCCCTGTTCAAGGACGAGGTGCGCGCGATCGGCCGCGAGCTCGGCATCCCCGAGGCGATCGTCGGCCGTCAGCCGTTCCCCGGACCCGGCCTGGGCATCCGCATCATCGGCGAGGTCACACAGGACCGCCTCGAGATCCTTCGCGAAGCCGACGCGATCGCGCGTGAGGAGCTCACCAAGGCCGGCCTCGACCAAGACATCTGGCAGTGCCCCGTCGTGCTGCTCGCCGATGTGCGCTCGGTGGGCGTGCAGGGCGACGGCCGCACCTATGGCCACCCGATCGTGCTGCGCCCGGTGTCGAGCGAAGACGCCATGACGGCCGACTGGACGCGTCTGCCCTACGACGTGTTGTCGAAGATCTCGAACCGCATCACCAACGGCGTCCGCGACGTCAACCGCGTCGTGCTCGACGTGACGTCGAAGCCGCCGGGAACCATCGAGTGGGAGTGA
- a CDS encoding DUF3817 domain-containing protein: MPEPKVASFPAIRGALKFYQIASIITGVMLLLLVAEMVLKYTPIRLELFAGGSGGLLWFAPVVEGPEGLESTGDGLNISLSILVAHGWFYVVYLFACFRMWSLMRWPFLRFILLALGGVIPLLSFFMEAIVARDVKAYLASREAASAPAPATEGVR, from the coding sequence ATGCCCGAACCGAAAGTCGCCAGCTTTCCGGCGATCCGTGGTGCGCTGAAGTTCTACCAGATCGCGTCGATCATCACCGGAGTCATGCTGCTCCTGCTGGTCGCCGAGATGGTGCTGAAGTACACGCCGATCCGACTCGAGCTCTTCGCAGGGGGATCCGGCGGTCTGCTGTGGTTCGCACCCGTGGTCGAGGGGCCCGAGGGCCTCGAATCGACCGGCGACGGACTCAACATCTCGCTCTCGATCCTCGTCGCGCACGGCTGGTTCTATGTCGTCTACCTCTTCGCGTGCTTCCGGATGTGGAGCCTCATGCGCTGGCCGTTCCTGCGCTTCATCCTGCTCGCGCTCGGCGGCGTGATCCCGCTGCTGTCGTTCTTCATGGAGGCCATCGTCGCCCGCGACGTCAAGGCCTACCTCGCTTCGAGGGAGGCCGCCTCGGCCCCCGCCCCTGCCACGGAAGGTGTCCGGTGA
- a CDS encoding class I mannose-6-phosphate isomerase, whose product MNPILLPSNRPAERFYRGGARVSGFRGERASAPREPEDWIASTTTVNGEALVGLTRLPDGRLLREAVADDPIAWLGERHVARWGADTRLLVKLLDAGQRLPVHAHPHDDFAATHLGTAHGKAEAWYILQGGTVHVGLRDDVAADVLADLVDRQDSAALLDLLHAVDVHPGDVVWVPPGELHAIGAGILLLELQQPEDLSILLEWHDYAIDGAAVGHLGLGFEVALAAVNRRGRSRSDLGELIGPAPASDSVFPHPADEYFRLERVPVDGPTVIDQGFSVLIVSAGDVVIGGVEHRTGATLVVPHAAGALDATGVGELLVARPPTP is encoded by the coding sequence GTGAATCCGATCCTGCTGCCGTCGAACCGACCGGCTGAGCGCTTCTACCGCGGGGGAGCGCGCGTCAGCGGCTTCCGGGGAGAGCGGGCCTCCGCACCTCGCGAACCCGAGGACTGGATCGCGTCGACGACCACCGTCAACGGCGAGGCGCTCGTCGGACTCACCAGACTCCCCGACGGACGGCTGCTGCGAGAGGCGGTCGCCGACGACCCGATCGCGTGGCTGGGTGAGCGCCACGTCGCACGATGGGGCGCCGACACGCGCCTGCTGGTCAAGCTCCTCGACGCGGGGCAACGCCTGCCGGTTCACGCGCACCCGCACGACGACTTCGCGGCGACGCACCTCGGTACCGCACACGGCAAGGCGGAGGCCTGGTACATCCTGCAGGGCGGCACTGTGCACGTCGGACTGCGAGACGACGTCGCGGCCGACGTGCTGGCGGACCTCGTCGATCGGCAGGACTCGGCGGCGCTGCTCGACCTGCTCCACGCGGTGGACGTCCACCCCGGCGACGTCGTCTGGGTGCCCCCGGGTGAGCTGCACGCCATCGGCGCCGGCATCCTGCTGCTCGAACTGCAGCAGCCCGAGGATCTCTCGATCCTCCTCGAGTGGCACGACTACGCGATCGACGGAGCCGCGGTCGGTCACCTCGGACTCGGCTTCGAGGTCGCGCTCGCCGCGGTGAACCGCAGGGGGCGGTCGCGCAGCGACCTCGGAGAGCTCATCGGCCCCGCTCCGGCATCCGACTCGGTCTTCCCTCACCCCGCCGACGAGTACTTCCGTCTCGAGCGTGTCCCCGTCGACGGCCCGACCGTCATCGACCAGGGCTTCTCGGTCCTGATCGTGAGCGCGGGCGACGTCGTGATCGGAGGCGTCGAGCACCGTACGGGGGCCACTCTCGTCGTTCCGCACGCGGCCGGAGCACTCGACGCGACCGGAGTCGGCGAGCTGCTCGTGGCGCGCCCACCGACGCCCTGA
- a CDS encoding ADP-dependent glucokinase/phosphofructokinase produces MDRTLVLGLGGTVDYELTWDSSVFDRLAHAHGVRRHELTTTAPIIDERSLLVAVLAFVASGTGAERFVASSEVIEAFVSHFAHTITLGGTGVRAGLVLDALGIPSVQHLVSIDDNVRRLLPESMSYICSATEDTLDPHLIVQYPVGAHVRLTDGDVLSPAPNRLIFANDPPNRRMLLAPDLADALAGAGVFLVSGFNTMQDHDLLEFRLAEVRTAMQSLPDDSLVYYEDAGFYTRSFAETVRARLLPQIDVYGMNEDELQEYVGRSVNLLDQSDVIRALHEAQMIIPARALVVHTRYWAIATGPDAGRHRAALDSAVRVAATRYRIGDRLTERDVEETSALPRHGGGQALVAAVEDALPDAVGVAAFSLDVASPTTVGLGDTFVGGFLAGAVRSRETE; encoded by the coding sequence GTGGACAGAACGCTCGTACTCGGACTCGGCGGGACAGTCGACTACGAGCTCACGTGGGATTCGTCGGTGTTCGACAGGCTGGCGCACGCGCACGGTGTGCGCCGGCATGAACTGACGACCACGGCGCCGATCATCGACGAACGCTCGCTGCTGGTGGCGGTGCTCGCGTTCGTCGCCTCGGGAACCGGGGCGGAGCGGTTCGTCGCCTCGTCCGAGGTGATCGAGGCGTTCGTGTCGCACTTCGCGCACACGATCACGCTCGGAGGCACCGGGGTGCGAGCCGGTCTCGTGCTCGATGCCCTCGGCATCCCGAGCGTGCAGCACCTGGTGAGCATCGACGACAACGTGCGCCGGCTGCTTCCGGAGTCGATGTCGTACATCTGCTCGGCGACGGAGGACACCCTCGATCCGCACCTCATCGTGCAGTACCCGGTCGGCGCGCATGTGCGGCTCACAGACGGCGACGTCCTGTCGCCCGCACCCAACCGCCTGATCTTCGCGAACGACCCGCCGAATCGGCGCATGCTGCTGGCGCCCGACCTCGCCGACGCCCTCGCGGGTGCGGGGGTGTTCCTCGTCTCGGGGTTCAACACGATGCAGGATCATGATCTGCTCGAGTTCCGGCTCGCCGAGGTGCGAACGGCGATGCAGAGCCTGCCCGATGACTCCCTCGTCTACTACGAAGACGCGGGCTTCTACACTCGGAGCTTCGCCGAGACGGTCCGGGCTCGCCTGCTACCGCAGATCGACGTCTACGGCATGAACGAAGACGAGCTGCAGGAGTACGTCGGCCGGTCGGTGAATCTGCTCGACCAGTCCGACGTCATCCGCGCCCTCCACGAAGCGCAGATGATCATCCCCGCGCGCGCCCTGGTCGTGCACACACGCTACTGGGCGATCGCCACAGGGCCGGATGCCGGTCGGCACCGTGCCGCGCTCGACAGCGCCGTGCGTGTCGCCGCCACGCGTTACCGCATCGGCGACCGGCTGACCGAGCGCGACGTCGAGGAGACCTCAGCCCTGCCCCGCCACGGGGGAGGGCAGGCGCTCGTCGCCGCCGTCGAGGATGCGCTGCCCGATGCCGTGGGCGTCGCGGCGTTCTCGCTCGATGTCGCATCGCCGACCACGGTCGGCCTCGGAGACACGTTCGTCGGGGGATTCCTCGCCGGAGCCGTGCGATCGAGGGAGACCGAGTGA
- a CDS encoding ketose-bisphosphate aldolase yields MLYTGKSILDVANENNFAIPAFNISDWAMFNGVMDISEQKAAPVIIAIHPDEVSHITTDLIAAMHSRAHRSSVPVAIHWDHGGSYEQIITAIKAGFTSVMIDASLLPFDENVALTRKVVDAAHAVGIQVEGELGTIGANDSYGESGAAEIIYTNPEDAVRFVEETGVDSLAIAIGTSHGLYPSDKNPELRHDLLEEIKAAVGIPLVLHGGSSNPDAELRRAVELGVNKINISSDIKVSYHNRMREILGTDQRLREPNAIQPAALEAMKATAAEKIDLFGADGKASLY; encoded by the coding sequence GTGCTCTACACCGGCAAATCCATCCTCGATGTCGCCAACGAGAACAACTTCGCCATCCCGGCGTTCAACATCAGCGACTGGGCGATGTTCAACGGGGTCATGGACATCAGCGAGCAGAAGGCCGCCCCGGTCATCATCGCGATCCACCCCGACGAGGTGTCTCACATCACCACCGATCTGATCGCGGCGATGCACTCCCGTGCGCACCGCTCGAGCGTGCCCGTCGCGATCCACTGGGACCACGGCGGCAGCTACGAGCAGATCATCACCGCGATCAAGGCCGGCTTCACCTCGGTCATGATCGACGCCTCGCTGCTGCCGTTCGACGAGAACGTGGCGCTGACCCGCAAGGTCGTCGATGCGGCTCATGCCGTGGGGATCCAGGTCGAAGGCGAGCTCGGCACGATCGGCGCCAACGACAGCTACGGCGAGTCGGGTGCCGCGGAGATCATCTACACGAACCCGGAAGACGCGGTGCGTTTCGTCGAGGAGACCGGCGTCGACAGCCTCGCCATCGCGATCGGCACCTCGCACGGTCTCTACCCGAGCGACAAGAACCCCGAGCTGCGTCACGATCTGCTCGAGGAGATCAAGGCCGCGGTCGGCATCCCCCTGGTGCTGCACGGCGGTTCCTCGAACCCGGATGCCGAGCTCCGCCGCGCCGTCGAGCTGGGCGTCAACAAGATCAACATCTCGAGCGACATCAAGGTCTCGTACCACAACCGCATGCGCGAGATCCTCGGCACCGATCAGCGTCTGCGCGAACCCAACGCGATCCAGCCGGCGGCCCTCGAGGCCATGAAGGCCACGGCTGCTGAGAAGATCGACCTGTTCGGCGCAGACGGCAAGGCGTCGCTGTACTGA
- a CDS encoding carbohydrate ABC transporter permease encodes MALTALAQRRVAKTGLTIGLIIGAVFAAGPVLWMLSSSFKSNTQIFELPPRLITDTFSFDAYIAIFTNPETMRFFLNSYIVAGSVTILTLLVAIQAAYAFSRFEFRGKRILNVVIVSVQAVPPITLLIPYFGLMVALGLYNSYLGLILTYMVFTLPYAIIMMTGYFNTLPKELDEAVRVDGAGSMTALWRILVPISVPGIVSVGIYTFMIAWNEYLFALTLTRTIDMRTVPIGIQLLMGQHSYEWNQIMAMSVLGSIPVLILFLIFQRYFISGLTAGSVKS; translated from the coding sequence ATGGCTCTCACCGCCCTCGCCCAGCGCCGTGTCGCCAAGACGGGCCTGACCATCGGTCTCATCATCGGCGCGGTCTTCGCCGCCGGTCCCGTGCTGTGGATGCTGTCGAGCTCGTTCAAATCGAACACGCAGATCTTCGAGCTTCCCCCGCGGCTGATCACCGACACGTTCTCGTTCGACGCCTACATCGCGATCTTCACGAACCCCGAGACCATGCGGTTCTTCCTGAACAGCTACATCGTGGCGGGGTCGGTTACGATCCTCACCCTGCTGGTGGCGATCCAGGCGGCCTACGCGTTCAGCCGGTTCGAGTTCCGAGGCAAGCGCATCCTGAACGTGGTGATCGTCAGCGTGCAGGCCGTGCCTCCGATCACGCTGTTGATCCCGTACTTCGGACTCATGGTTGCGCTCGGGCTGTACAACTCGTACCTCGGCCTGATCCTCACCTACATGGTGTTCACGCTGCCCTACGCGATCATCATGATGACCGGCTACTTCAACACCCTGCCGAAGGAGCTCGACGAGGCCGTCCGTGTCGACGGCGCCGGGTCCATGACCGCCCTCTGGCGGATCCTGGTGCCGATCTCGGTTCCCGGCATCGTCTCAGTCGGGATCTACACGTTCATGATCGCGTGGAACGAGTACCTGTTCGCGCTGACGCTGACCCGCACCATCGACATGCGCACGGTTCCCATCGGCATCCAGCTGCTCATGGGCCAGCACTCATACGAGTGGAACCAGATCATGGCGATGAGCGTGCTCGGGTCCATCCCCGTGCTGATCCTCTTCCTCATCTTCCAGCGGTACTTCATCAGCGGTCTCACGGCGGGGTCAGTGAAGAGCTGA
- a CDS encoding carbohydrate ABC transporter permease yields the protein MSLKMSDDTEVIVTGVALSRRRRQLRKTTESYGFLSPTIILLFVLMIIPIVMVIGYSFQDNVILNKSPEFVGIQNYVEILSDPGFWKATGNTILFTVASVAAHLVLGLAFAMMLNSPLLGRFSRSLFRALYVLPWLFTVAVIAVLWRMLLAPNGVVNFLLNTDIEWLASPQLALGTIIFINIWAGYPFFMVSLLAGLQGVPAELHEAATVDGANSVQRFWNVTIPQLRPIIISLVLLDLIWTSQQFALIWMTTGGGPIDVTEVLSTFTYKLAFAKYDFSLAATSAVLVLLMSMVLAVFYVRHQKARD from the coding sequence ATGAGCCTGAAGATGTCAGACGACACCGAGGTGATCGTCACAGGGGTCGCGCTGTCGCGGCGACGCCGACAGCTGCGCAAGACCACGGAGTCGTACGGATTCCTCTCGCCGACGATCATCCTGCTGTTCGTGCTGATGATCATCCCGATCGTGATGGTGATCGGGTACTCGTTCCAGGACAACGTGATCCTGAACAAGTCGCCGGAGTTCGTCGGAATCCAGAACTATGTCGAGATCCTCTCGGATCCCGGTTTCTGGAAGGCGACGGGCAACACCATCCTCTTCACGGTGGCGAGCGTCGCAGCGCACCTCGTGCTGGGTCTCGCGTTCGCGATGATGCTCAACAGCCCCCTGCTCGGTCGGTTCTCACGTTCGCTCTTCCGGGCTCTCTACGTCTTGCCGTGGCTCTTCACCGTCGCGGTGATCGCCGTGCTCTGGCGCATGCTCCTCGCCCCGAACGGCGTGGTCAACTTCCTGCTCAACACCGACATCGAGTGGCTCGCCTCTCCGCAGCTCGCGCTGGGCACCATCATCTTCATCAACATCTGGGCCGGCTACCCGTTCTTCATGGTGAGCCTGCTCGCGGGCCTCCAGGGAGTTCCGGCCGAACTGCACGAGGCTGCGACCGTCGACGGCGCGAACAGCGTGCAGCGGTTCTGGAACGTCACCATCCCGCAGCTGCGTCCCATCATCATCAGCCTGGTGCTGCTCGACCTGATCTGGACCTCGCAGCAGTTCGCCCTCATATGGATGACCACGGGTGGCGGACCGATCGATGTCACAGAGGTGCTCAGCACCTTCACCTACAAGCTCGCCTTCGCCAAATACGACTTCTCGCTCGCGGCGACCTCCGCGGTCCTGGTCCTGCTGATGTCGATGGTGCTCGCCGTGTTCTACGTCCGTCACCAGAAAGCGAGGGACTGA
- a CDS encoding ABC transporter substrate-binding protein produces MITVGRGRRILKLAGAATAAVTVLAVAGCAAGDSGTDGGGGDVTIEFAQWWEPELPDGEFRALIDEFEDANPGITVELVSGPYASTKEQLFAGAASGTMPDVVGLDGAWVNDFASQGVIADLTALMEENDYDDSELASQIQVDGSTYMIPVVNFVYPMFTNDTLLADAGVTAPPTTRTEFADAASKVSALGGDVSGWVLPLSLEAPNGVQNDVMSWVWASGGSMLKDGQPDLTNDDVTSAVDFIGGMWDDGSIASGSFTMKEQDKVEEFTNGRVGMMIDSLAHINLIRETNPDLQFSISALPAEDGYDGERGIPYASWGIGVAENSEHKDAAFKLVEFLMSEQTNSELSTMAKAFPGNSKSVPDFVNDDELFKQAFDIYQAGYPANEFTGLPVAEELMRLLGEQLQSAFDGQQSIDDALKTAQGAWEAEF; encoded by the coding sequence ATGATCACAGTGGGACGAGGGCGCCGCATTCTCAAGCTCGCCGGCGCCGCGACAGCAGCCGTGACAGTCCTGGCCGTGGCTGGGTGCGCGGCAGGCGACAGCGGAACCGACGGCGGGGGCGGAGACGTCACGATCGAATTCGCGCAGTGGTGGGAGCCGGAGCTCCCCGACGGCGAGTTCCGAGCGCTCATCGACGAGTTCGAAGACGCGAACCCCGGTATCACGGTCGAGCTCGTGAGCGGACCGTACGCATCGACCAAGGAGCAGCTCTTCGCCGGCGCGGCATCCGGCACCATGCCCGACGTCGTCGGCCTCGACGGCGCATGGGTCAACGACTTCGCGTCGCAGGGCGTCATCGCCGACCTGACCGCCCTCATGGAGGAGAACGACTACGACGACAGCGAGCTGGCGAGTCAGATCCAGGTCGACGGCAGCACCTACATGATCCCCGTCGTGAACTTCGTCTACCCGATGTTCACGAACGACACCCTGCTCGCCGACGCGGGCGTCACTGCTCCACCCACCACCCGTACGGAGTTCGCGGACGCAGCCTCGAAGGTCTCGGCCCTCGGTGGCGACGTCTCGGGTTGGGTCCTCCCCCTCTCGTTGGAGGCTCCGAACGGCGTGCAGAACGACGTCATGTCGTGGGTCTGGGCCTCTGGCGGCTCGATGCTCAAGGACGGCCAGCCCGATCTGACGAACGACGACGTGACCTCGGCGGTCGATTTCATCGGCGGCATGTGGGACGACGGCTCGATCGCCTCGGGCTCCTTCACGATGAAGGAGCAGGACAAGGTCGAGGAGTTCACGAACGGCCGCGTCGGCATGATGATCGACTCGCTGGCGCACATCAACCTGATCCGCGAGACCAACCCCGATCTGCAGTTCTCGATCTCGGCGCTTCCGGCTGAAGACGGATACGACGGCGAGCGGGGCATCCCGTATGCATCCTGGGGGATCGGCGTGGCCGAGAACTCGGAGCACAAGGACGCCGCGTTCAAGCTGGTCGAGTTCCTCATGAGCGAGCAGACCAACTCCGAGCTCTCGACGATGGCGAAGGCCTTCCCCGGCAACTCGAAGTCGGTCCCCGACTTCGTGAACGACGACGAGCTGTTCAAGCAGGCGTTCGACATCTACCAGGCGGGCTACCCGGCGAACGAGTTCACCGGACTCCCCGTCGCCGAAGAGCTGATGCGTCTGCTCGGTGAGCAGCTGCAGTCGGCCTTCGACGGGCAGCAGTCGATCGACGACGCGCTCAAGACCGCGCAAGGGGCCTGGGAAGCGGAGTTCTGA